From Microcaecilia unicolor chromosome 11, aMicUni1.1, whole genome shotgun sequence, the proteins below share one genomic window:
- the HTR1D gene encoding 5-hydroxytryptamine receptor 1D: MNHYNQSDDVFLHTSANKSLNSSEIMVTWDDATILGLKVSLAVILSLITLATIFSNVFVIITIFVTKKLRTPANYLIGSLAVTDLLVSLLVMPISIASTVSQTWNFGQIMCDIWLSSDITFCTASILHLCVIALDRYWAITDALEYCKRRTAGRAAVMIAVVWIISICISIPPLFWRQAKAHEELKECSVNTDQISYTIYSTFGAFYIPTVLLVILYGKIYVAARSRILKPPSLYGKRFTTAHLITGSTGSSLCSMSSCIHEGHSHSAGSPICINHVKIRFADSVLERKRLSAARERKATKTLGIILGAFIFCWLPFFVVSLLMPICSESCWFHPVLFDSFTWLGYLNSLINPVIYTAFNEEFKQAFQKLIRLKKCY, from the coding sequence ATGAACCACTATAACCAATCAGATGATGTGTTTCTTCATACTTCGGCAAACAAGTCACTAAATTCCTCAGAAATTATGGTGACCTGGGATGATGCCACAATCCTAGGACTCAAAGTTTCTCTGGCCGTCATCCTGTCCCTCATAACTCTGGCAACAATTTTTTCCAACGTCTTTGTAAtcattaccatttttgtcacaaaGAAACTGCGTACGCCGGCAAACTATCTGATTGGATCCCTGGCTGTAACAGATCTCCTGGTCTCTCTCCTGGTGATGCCCATTAGCATCGCTTCCACTGTCAGCCAAACGTGGAACTTTGGACAAATTATGTGTGACATCTGGTTATCGTCAGACATCACATTCTGCACAGCCTCAATCCTGCACCTGTGCGTCATTGCTTTGGACAGATATTGGGCCATTACAGATGCGCTGGAATACTGCAAGCGAAGGACAGCAGGGAGAGCAGCTGTTATGATTGCTGTGGTCTGGATCATCTCTATTTGTATCTCTATCCCGCCACTCTTCTGGAGACAAGCCAAGGCTCACGAAGAACTAAAGGAATGCAGCGTGAACACAGATCAAATCTCCTATACCATCTACTCAACTTTTGGAGCCTTCTATATCCCCACAGTGCTGCTGGTTATACTTTATGGTAAAATCTATGTGGCGGCCCGCTCCAGGATTCTTAAACCGCCGTCTCTGTATGGAAAGCGATTTACCACTGCCCATCTCATTACTGGTTCCACAGGGTCTTCTCTGTGTTCCATGAGCTCCTGCATTCATGAGGGACACTCCCATTCTGCTGGCTCCCCAATATGCATCAATCATGTTAAAATCAGATTTGCAGACAGTGTCCTAGAAAGGAAGAGACTCTCGGCTGCACGGGAAAGGAAAGCCACAAAGACTCTGGGGATAATTCTTGGAGCCTTTATTTTCTGTTGGCTCCCATTCTTTGTGGTAAGCCTGCTAATGCCCATCTGCAGTGAGTCCTGCTGGTTTCACCCAGTCCTCTTTGACTCGTTCACGTGGTTGGGTTATTTAAACTCACTTATTAATCCAGTCATATACACAGCTTTCAATGAAGAATTCAAACAAGCATTTCAAAAGCTAATAAGACTCAAAAAATGTTATTAA